From one Lolium rigidum isolate FL_2022 chromosome 4, APGP_CSIRO_Lrig_0.1, whole genome shotgun sequence genomic stretch:
- the LOC124647214 gene encoding putative E3 ubiquitin-protein ligase SINA-like 6: MAPASTRATAALDDVTLDNTDALDCGLCCLPLKPPIFQCKVGHVVCSPCRDKLGAARRCHVCRTATSGGYHRNHDMEKLLESIRVPCSNAAYGCAAKPVYYDRGIHLRSCQHAPCHCPLKACGFAGSTSALMDHFAAVHTWPSTTELRSWKPVQVHLREGFNVTSLRTGRQHYLFLITVARKQFGTAISVFCVHPQEPVVDGEPPPTPRTVGFEVRLKYSRRNYGSGDMCRGHTQETKFKVAFTDLSNGLPDSDDACHFFLPKLVHPFDIETITAEFDVGTV, from the exons ATGGCACCGGCGTCTACACGCGCGACAGCGGCACTCGACGACGTGACTTTAGACAACACCGACGCCCTCGACTGCGGCCTTTGCTGCCTACCACTCAAGCCGCCCATCTTCCAG TGTAAGGTGGGGCACGTGGTATGCTCGCCGTGCCGAGACAAGCTGGGGGCGGCTCGGAGGTGCCATGTGTGTCGCACGGCGACTTCCGGCGGATACCATCGGAACCACGACATGGAGAAGCTGCTGGAGTCGATTCGGGTGCCTTGCTCCAACGCCGCCTACGGCTGTGCCGCCAAGCCGGTCTACTACGACAGGGGCATCCACCTCCGGTCGTGCCAGCACGCGCCCTGCCACTGTCCGCTCAAAGCCTGCGGCTTCGCCGGCTCCACCTCGGCGCTCATGGACCACTTCGCCGCCGTGCACACGTGGCCGTCGACGACTGAGCTTCGCTCCTGGAAGCCCGTCCAGGTGCACCTCCGCGAGGGCTTCAACGTCACCTCCCTCCGCACCGGCAGGCAACACTACCTGTTCCTGATAACCGTTGCGCGGAAACAGTTTGGAACCGCTATCTCCGTCTTCTGCGTACATCCTCAGGAACCAGTGGTCGACGGCGAGCCACCGCCGACGCCAAGAACTGTGGGATTCGAGGTCAGGCTCAAATACTCTCGCCGCAACTACGGCAGCGGTGATATGTGCCGCGGCCATACCCAGGAAACCAAGTTTAAAGTAGCCTTCACCGACCTCTCCAATGGGCTGCCTGACTCAGATGACGCTTGCCACTTCTTCCTGCCCAAGCTCGTTCATCCCTTTGACATCGAGACTATCACCGCCGAATTCGATGTAGGGACAGTATGA